In Hypomesus transpacificus isolate Combined female chromosome 4, fHypTra1, whole genome shotgun sequence, the following are encoded in one genomic region:
- the LOC124467606 gene encoding E3 ubiquitin-protein ligase znrf2-like — MGPKQSSPVADGRTRAYSSSDVPSGTNGGGGFRYTNGPDGPEIRYSNGNHPNSSYQAGVNIPNNRRQGSLLFGSSLDDTDGESGLSGGRHRLLIGSLPAHLSPHMLGGFHCPVCSKFVSSDEMEVHLIMCLTKPRLSYNEDVLAKDSGECSICLDELEQGDTIARLPCLCIYHKGCIDEWFEVNRSCPEHPSD, encoded by the exons ATGGGTCCAAAACAGAGCAGTCCGGTGGCGGATGGTAGAACCCGTGCTTATTCCAGCTCCGATGTCCCATCTGGAACTAACGGGGGTGGTGGGTTCAGGTACACCAATGGTCCGGACGGGCCTGAAATTCGATATTCCAATGGGAACCATCCAAATTCATCATATCAAGCTGGAGTGAATATCCCCAACAACAGGAGGCAGGGGTCCCTGCTGTTTGGCAGCAGCCTAGACGACACAGACGGGGAGAGCGGGCTCTCTGGCGGCAGGCACCGGCTGCTTATTGGGTCACTACCAGCGCACCTGTCCCCCCACATGCTAGGAG GGTTCCATTGTCCTGTGTGCTCTAAGTTTGTGTCTTCAGATGAGATGGAGGTACACCTGATCATGTGTCTAACAAAACCCCGCCTCTCCTACAATG AGGATGTCCTGGCTAAGGATTCTGGGGAGTGTTCTATTTGTCTCGATGAGTTGGAGCAGGGTGACACAATTGCTAGACTGCCCTGCCTCTGTATCTACCACAAAGG GTGCATAGACGAGTGGTTTGAAGTAAACCGCTCATGTCCAGAGCATCCCTCAGACTAG